GCACTTTCCCTATTTCTTCATCTGTGATGTCGCCTATAGATGGATTGAAACTGGACTGCCCTGAGATGTAGCTGACCACATCTTTTGAAAGAAAATTTGGGCCAGGTCCACCATGTACAATAGACATGGCAATCATCTTCCCTGCCAAACTGTATTCATCCTCTCTGATTGCTGCTCAAGGAAATGGAGAGTAATTAAGTATGAAATTAACTGCCATACTGGACCATAATACAGGCATTGCGTGACTGATGTACTTTTCCATTAAAATAGTCCCCACAAAACAATACCTGTTGAATTGTAGACAAGGTAGCGGCTCTGTTCCGGACCATCAAATATGGGTCGTTTGTTTAGCCTTTTCATCAAAAGGAAGAGGAATTCTCTTTTTGGACCACCTGTATCGAGACCTTCCTCAAATCTGCCTTCATCATCAGAGAACTTCACAAGGAGATCGTTTGTTTCAGCAAATGTTCCTCTTCTGAACCCTCTCACAGCTCCATCCCAGATGTCAGATTGGCAGATGTTAAATCTGTTGACAGCGCCGCGATCGATCTGGAGTGCCAGGTTTGCGATGACCTCTGACACAGAAGGCTGTTCCACCCTACCGACAGATCATGACCATGTTAGTTCTTTAACTTATCGAGCTATGTGATGGCATACATCTAACCAGAAAGAAACAACACCTTCAAAAAATACCCATGGTCTTACTCTGCATCATTTTGAGCGTTACTACTCTCTTTATCACTGCCAGAgtcctcctgttcctcttctaCAAGAGGTGCATAGAGTTGTGTGTATTTCCTGAGAAATGGTatacaaatatttataaattgTTGATGTTTCCAAATTAACATTACTCTTGAACTTTGCAGAGTAAGAAAAATACCTATAGCATGGAGTTTCCAGTGCAGATGTTGATGTTCCTGGGCCCTCTTCTGAGTCAGAAAGTAAAATCTGTGTCAGAAATCATGAAAAACAGATTGGTGAATCGTGGTACTGaaatataaagat
This DNA window, taken from Melanotaenia boesemani isolate fMelBoe1 chromosome 24, fMelBoe1.pri, whole genome shotgun sequence, encodes the following:
- the LOC121635165 gene encoding G2/M phase-specific E3 ubiquitin-protein ligase-like: SNAQNDAEVEQPSVSEVIANLALQIDRGAVNRFNICQSDIWDGAVRGFRRGTFAETNDLLVKFSDDEGRFEEGLDTGGPKREFLFLLMKRLNKRPIFDGPEQSRYLVYNSTAIREDEYSLAGKMIAMSIVHGGPGPNFLSKDVVSYISGQSSFNPSIGDITDEEIGKVLQQIEVASTLESLRDLIFQNSTMLQTAGCFKRVVSVEEKHSIVKEYLRWYIIDRNYTAIDRFKDGLASLKFLTALQQHPAVLTPVLCHSNHKLTPTDMENLFQPHLSPVGSNMRVLENKARSFWADYLLDCEG